Proteins encoded by one window of Sorangium aterium:
- a CDS encoding protein phosphatase 2C domain-containing protein — translation MSILVAVSRILPRFDYRIEFAASTDVGLVRPSNEDRILCCPELALFGIADGMGGHAAGEVAAQIAVDTVRAEVLRPPAADILDAYVADPNIEARREVFALLRRVGEAAHAAILEARRTEPSYQGMGTTLDFVVLAHSRAFFAHAGDSRAYLVRPTTTVQLTQDHALYDTLRAAGNPTPARKPQRNPLVNAIGLAGTVAVDTVFVDLSRGDRIVLCTDGVHNAVDSEAALSRFCSKGGPEEVAAGLLGHARERGGHDNASVIVIDIKERFVKRADDAGPSSRDLSVLSACPLLAGMSPAAVLGALAAGVEVELCAGDRIPRDVASDLVAYLVLDGAVNLPDGRRVGSSGLLFPESLVGARRKGDLPVAAARTRLIRIRKDDFAEVCEHDADLAAALYQRLARYLALGTG, via the coding sequence GTGTCTATCCTGGTCGCGGTGTCCCGGATCCTCCCACGCTTCGACTATCGCATCGAGTTCGCCGCATCGACCGATGTCGGCCTCGTCCGCCCGAGCAATGAGGACCGGATCCTCTGTTGCCCCGAGCTCGCCCTCTTCGGCATCGCCGACGGGATGGGCGGCCACGCCGCGGGCGAGGTCGCCGCTCAGATCGCCGTCGACACGGTGCGCGCCGAGGTGCTCCGTCCGCCCGCCGCCGACATCCTCGACGCGTACGTGGCCGACCCGAACATCGAGGCGCGGCGCGAGGTGTTCGCGCTGCTCCGGCGCGTGGGCGAGGCCGCGCACGCGGCCATCCTGGAGGCGCGCCGCACGGAGCCGAGCTACCAGGGGATGGGCACGACGCTCGATTTCGTCGTGCTCGCGCACAGCCGGGCGTTCTTCGCCCACGCGGGCGACAGCCGCGCGTACCTGGTTCGCCCGACGACCACCGTCCAGCTCACCCAGGACCACGCCCTCTACGATACGCTCCGCGCGGCCGGCAACCCGACCCCGGCCAGGAAGCCGCAACGGAACCCGCTCGTGAACGCGATCGGGCTCGCGGGCACCGTCGCCGTCGACACCGTGTTCGTCGATCTCTCGCGCGGCGACCGCATCGTCCTCTGCACCGACGGGGTGCACAACGCGGTCGACAGCGAGGCGGCGCTCTCCCGCTTCTGCTCGAAGGGCGGACCCGAGGAGGTCGCCGCCGGACTCCTCGGCCACGCGCGCGAGCGGGGGGGCCACGACAACGCGAGCGTGATCGTCATCGACATCAAGGAGCGCTTCGTGAAGCGCGCGGACGACGCCGGCCCGTCCTCGCGTGATCTGTCGGTGCTCTCCGCGTGCCCGCTCCTCGCCGGCATGAGCCCCGCGGCGGTGCTCGGGGCGCTCGCGGCCGGCGTCGAGGTGGAGCTCTGCGCGGGGGATCGGATCCCGCGCGACGTCGCCAGCGATCTGGTCGCTTACCTGGTGCTCGACGGCGCCGTGAACCTGCCGGACGGGCGGCGCGTCGGGTCTTCCGGGCTGCTCTTCCCCGAGTCGCTCGTGGGCGCGCGGCGCAAGGGCGATCTGCCCGTGGCCGCGGCGCGCACGCGGCTCATCCGGATCCGCAAGGACGATTTCGCCGAGGTCTGCGAGCACGACGCGGATCTCGCGGCCGCCCTCTACCAGCGGCTCGCGCGGTACCTCGCGCTCGGGACCGGATGA
- a CDS encoding OmpH family outer membrane protein has translation MVARSPVHWSAHRSAPLLARIARAAAVSLALAAPSVAAAETRIAVVDVQHAVMQTEDGIRAQATLKKLFDRRQQELDAKQTELQRAREDIEKQSRVLSRESLQKRMEDWQRQMVELQTVFVDYNKELQKKQGELTGPILKKMMLIVGRIAKKSSYEIIFDKQAAPYVRADLDLTEQVIQLYNTGGGEDDAGGDKAEKKDDAK, from the coding sequence ATGGTCGCCCGCTCTCCTGTTCATTGGTCCGCGCATCGGTCCGCGCCGCTCCTCGCCCGGATCGCCCGCGCCGCCGCCGTGTCGCTCGCCCTCGCCGCGCCGAGCGTCGCCGCCGCCGAGACCCGGATCGCCGTCGTCGACGTGCAGCACGCCGTCATGCAGACGGAGGACGGCATCCGGGCGCAGGCCACGCTGAAGAAGCTCTTCGACCGGCGGCAGCAGGAGCTCGACGCGAAGCAGACCGAGCTCCAGCGGGCGCGCGAGGACATCGAGAAGCAGTCGCGCGTGCTCTCGCGCGAGTCGCTCCAGAAGCGGATGGAGGACTGGCAGCGCCAGATGGTCGAGCTCCAGACCGTGTTCGTCGACTACAACAAGGAGCTCCAGAAGAAGCAGGGCGAGCTCACCGGGCCCATCCTCAAGAAGATGATGCTCATCGTCGGCAGGATCGCGAAGAAGTCGAGCTACGAGATCATCTTCGACAAGCAAGCGGCCCCGTACGTCCGCGCCGATCTCGACCTGACGGAGCAGGTCATCCAGCTCTACAACACCGGCGGCGGCGAGGACGACGCCGGCGGCGACAAGGCAGAGAAGAAGGACGACGCGAAGTAG
- a CDS encoding FHA domain-containing protein: MTVEPRIDVATMRRALSTAEAVMALNPPESPMSEGYRLFRVSGGDVAWLDLPANSGAYAVFGSHPRCDMKFASGDDVCVRHLVATCCNLPDGAFGLRLMDLQTSIPFFVDDDVPRRSIVVSGPLLVRIGKHVVGGLPVGPRASSRALEVSSCGMSEPPRGIESIAGKAVSEGAAPPAATEGITTSHRFARGEISHITSVRPVSHIEEMVAPRAKSGYVRLTLQSSERSAAVELPQQALDDGVLLGRADNCLDRGLRAVLSTHISRTHLLLLRDGTEIMALDLCSTNGTRFAGQKVRRVMVPAEGLALTLGPELTLIWHPQI; the protein is encoded by the coding sequence ATGACGGTAGAACCGCGGATCGACGTCGCCACGATGCGGCGCGCCCTGTCCACCGCCGAGGCGGTGATGGCGCTGAACCCTCCCGAGTCGCCGATGAGCGAGGGGTACCGGCTGTTCCGGGTGTCAGGCGGTGACGTCGCGTGGCTGGACCTGCCCGCGAACAGCGGCGCGTATGCCGTCTTCGGCTCGCACCCGCGCTGCGACATGAAGTTCGCGTCGGGCGACGACGTCTGCGTGCGCCACCTGGTCGCCACCTGCTGCAACCTCCCCGACGGCGCCTTCGGCCTGCGGCTCATGGATCTGCAGACCTCGATCCCCTTCTTCGTGGACGACGACGTGCCGCGGCGGTCGATCGTCGTCAGCGGCCCGCTGCTCGTGCGCATCGGCAAGCACGTGGTCGGCGGGCTCCCGGTCGGGCCGCGCGCCTCGTCGAGGGCGCTGGAGGTGAGCTCGTGCGGGATGAGCGAGCCGCCGCGCGGGATCGAGAGCATCGCGGGCAAGGCCGTCAGCGAGGGCGCCGCGCCGCCGGCGGCGACCGAGGGCATCACGACCAGCCACCGCTTCGCCCGCGGAGAGATCTCCCACATCACGTCGGTGCGCCCCGTCTCGCACATCGAGGAGATGGTGGCCCCGCGCGCGAAGAGCGGGTACGTGCGGCTCACGCTGCAATCGAGCGAGCGCAGCGCCGCGGTCGAGCTGCCCCAGCAAGCGCTCGACGACGGCGTGCTCCTCGGGCGCGCCGACAACTGCCTGGACCGCGGCCTGCGCGCCGTCCTGAGCACGCACATCTCGCGGACCCACCTGCTGCTCCTGCGGGACGGCACGGAGATCATGGCCCTCGATCTCTGCTCGACGAACGGGACGAGGTTCGCGGGCCAGAAGGTCCGCCGCGTGATGGTGCCCGCCGAGGGCCTCGCGCTCACGCTCGGCCCCGAGCTCACCCTGATCTGGCACCCGCAGATCTGA
- the fabZ gene encoding 3-hydroxyacyl-ACP dehydratase FabZ, whose amino-acid sequence MPDRTQAPVTLDIHQILSILPHRYPLVMVDRVTEITANKCIRGYKCVAYNEPWFQGHFPQRPIMPGVLILESLTQLGGILAYASDPFDATSNLMFFLGIDKAKFRHTVTPGDRLDLYAEVLHHRSNVWKLRGEASVDGTLCAEGEMLASIVDREP is encoded by the coding sequence TTGCCTGACCGAACCCAAGCGCCCGTCACGCTCGACATCCATCAGATCCTGTCGATCCTGCCGCACCGTTACCCCCTCGTGATGGTCGACCGGGTGACGGAGATCACCGCCAACAAGTGCATCCGCGGCTACAAGTGCGTCGCTTACAACGAGCCCTGGTTCCAGGGGCACTTCCCCCAGCGGCCGATCATGCCCGGGGTGCTGATCCTCGAGTCGCTCACGCAGCTCGGCGGCATCCTCGCCTACGCGTCGGATCCGTTCGACGCGACGTCGAACCTCATGTTCTTCCTTGGCATCGACAAGGCGAAGTTCCGCCACACCGTGACGCCCGGCGACCGGCTCGATCTCTACGCCGAGGTGCTGCACCACCGCTCGAACGTCTGGAAGCTGCGCGGCGAGGCGAGCGTCGACGGGACGCTCTGCGCCGAGGGAGAGATGCTCGCTTCCATCGTCGATCGCGAGCCCTGA
- a CDS encoding TlpA family protein disulfide reductase: protein MRPSPSPSFARVLAALCASLALSLAGGCGGAAPLAPPAPETGGGLIGSAAPELAAEVVSGEGPSTLKDARGKVVIVDFWATYCRPCRKSFPKYQALLDRFGGNLAVLAVSLDAPEDVSTEQLTAFADEAGVRFKILWDKDQSAEKAYKPRRMPTAFVVDRGGVVRHIHAGYEDGEEDKISREIEALLGPAAAPPPADGGRQSP from the coding sequence ATGAGGCCCAGTCCATCGCCGTCGTTCGCCCGTGTCCTCGCGGCCCTCTGCGCCTCGCTCGCCCTCTCGCTCGCGGGCGGCTGCGGCGGCGCCGCGCCCCTCGCGCCCCCGGCGCCCGAGACGGGCGGCGGCCTGATCGGCTCGGCGGCGCCCGAGCTCGCTGCCGAGGTCGTGAGCGGCGAGGGGCCCTCCACGCTCAAGGACGCGCGCGGCAAGGTGGTGATCGTCGATTTCTGGGCGACCTACTGCCGCCCCTGCAGGAAGTCGTTCCCCAAGTACCAGGCGCTCCTCGACCGCTTCGGCGGCAATCTCGCCGTGCTCGCCGTGTCCCTCGATGCGCCCGAGGACGTCTCGACGGAGCAGCTCACGGCGTTCGCGGACGAGGCGGGGGTGAGGTTCAAGATCCTCTGGGACAAGGACCAGAGCGCGGAGAAGGCGTACAAGCCGCGGAGGATGCCGACCGCGTTCGTCGTCGATCGGGGCGGCGTCGTGCGCCATATCCACGCGGGCTACGAGGACGGCGAGGAGGACAAGATCTCCCGGGAGATCGAGGCGCTCCTCGGCCCGGCGGCCGCTCCGCCGCCCGCCGACGGCGGCCGCCAATCCCCTTGA
- a CDS encoding DUF5360 family protein, with amino-acid sequence MRALPYLFIAVDGGFILYWLITVLHVIPAEHLFNDYDNPLMVAWNWSFLPIDLAVSVTGVGALSLRRKGIAAWERLATVSLVFTTSSGLMAISFWAIVGDYNLSWWAPNLFLLVYPWFFLPRLLMKA; translated from the coding sequence ATGCGCGCGCTCCCGTACCTGTTTATCGCCGTCGATGGTGGATTCATCCTGTACTGGTTGATCACGGTGCTGCACGTCATCCCGGCCGAGCACCTGTTCAACGACTACGACAACCCGCTGATGGTCGCCTGGAACTGGTCGTTCCTGCCGATCGATCTCGCCGTGTCGGTGACGGGGGTCGGCGCGCTCTCGCTGCGACGCAAGGGGATCGCGGCCTGGGAGCGGCTCGCGACCGTGTCGCTCGTCTTCACGACCTCGTCCGGCCTGATGGCGATCTCGTTCTGGGCCATCGTGGGCGACTACAATCTCTCCTGGTGGGCGCCCAACCTGTTCCTTCTCGTCTATCCATGGTTCTTCCTCCCCCGGCTCCTCATGAAGGCCTGA
- a CDS encoding pseudouridine synthase yields the protein MQLSLLHLDDRVAAFAKPSGLLVHRGWGSAPVVFVDLAERALGRKVYPVHRLDRATSGVLLVALDPAAAALLGAQFEQGLARKRYLALVRGVPPERGCIDHPIPRREGGPRVPAVTDFERLHALERYAVVEARPRTGRLHQVRRHLKHISHPIIGDVNYGKGEHNRLFRERYALHRLALHAAELAVAHPETGAPLRVAAPLPDDLRGPFDQLGVPAWIGAVGDAIASPPLDRGAPG from the coding sequence ATGCAGCTCTCCCTGCTCCACCTGGACGATCGCGTCGCGGCCTTCGCGAAGCCGTCCGGGCTGCTCGTGCACCGCGGCTGGGGCAGCGCGCCGGTCGTGTTCGTCGACCTCGCCGAGCGCGCGCTGGGCCGGAAGGTCTACCCGGTCCACCGCCTCGACCGGGCCACGAGCGGCGTGCTGCTGGTCGCGCTCGACCCCGCCGCCGCGGCGCTGCTCGGCGCGCAGTTCGAGCAGGGCCTCGCGCGGAAGCGCTACCTGGCGCTCGTCCGCGGCGTTCCCCCCGAGCGCGGGTGCATCGATCACCCGATCCCGCGGCGCGAGGGGGGCCCGCGCGTCCCGGCCGTCACCGACTTCGAGCGCCTCCACGCGCTCGAGCGCTACGCCGTCGTCGAGGCGCGCCCGCGCACGGGCCGGCTGCACCAGGTGCGGAGGCACCTCAAGCACATCAGCCACCCGATCATCGGCGACGTGAACTACGGCAAGGGCGAGCACAACCGCCTGTTCCGCGAGCGCTATGCGCTGCACCGCCTCGCGCTCCACGCGGCCGAGCTCGCCGTCGCCCACCCCGAGACGGGCGCGCCGCTGCGCGTCGCCGCGCCGCTGCCCGACGACCTGCGAGGCCCGTTCGATCAGCTGGGCGTGCCGGCATGGATCGGCGCCGTCGGCGACGCGATCGCTAGCCCGCCCCTGGATCGCGGCGCTCCGGGGTGA
- the argJ gene encoding bifunctional glutamate N-acetyltransferase/amino-acid acetyltransferase ArgJ, protein MSFEPVAGFRFGAVSAGIRKDGRIDVALAVADQPAVVAGMFTRNLVRAAPVDIAMQRVRSGRARAVVANSGCANACTGEAGWKATLDTTRAVAESIGASEDEVLPASTGVIGAVLPAHRIIERVPELSARLSPKGYLDFAQAICTTDRWPKLAQRKLGAGATLLGIGKGAGMIHPDVGPPHATMLVFLFTDAVLDAGEASEALAASCDVTFNACSVDGDTSTNDTVLLLSSGASQRRASRDELSAGLTEVCGELARSMVADGEGSTHVAEIRVRGLATRDGARAVARTVATSMLVKTALFGKDANWGRLLAAAGRAGVPFDPRETQILVGGIPIVRNGAPVGAEAELKANEVLARDTYVIELVLGSGPGDFAYLTSDLGHGYVDVNAGYRS, encoded by the coding sequence ATGAGCTTCGAGCCAGTTGCAGGTTTTCGCTTCGGCGCCGTCAGCGCCGGGATCCGGAAAGACGGGCGCATCGATGTCGCGCTCGCGGTGGCCGATCAGCCGGCGGTCGTGGCCGGCATGTTCACGCGGAATCTGGTGCGCGCGGCGCCCGTGGACATCGCCATGCAGCGCGTCCGGTCGGGGCGCGCTCGCGCCGTCGTCGCCAACAGCGGGTGTGCGAACGCCTGCACGGGCGAGGCAGGGTGGAAGGCGACGCTCGATACGACGCGCGCCGTCGCGGAGTCCATCGGCGCCTCGGAGGACGAGGTGCTCCCCGCCTCGACCGGCGTGATCGGCGCCGTCCTGCCCGCGCACCGGATCATCGAGCGTGTCCCCGAGCTGTCGGCGCGCCTGTCGCCGAAGGGCTACCTCGACTTCGCCCAGGCGATCTGCACGACGGACCGCTGGCCGAAGCTCGCGCAGCGCAAGCTCGGCGCCGGCGCGACGCTGCTCGGCATCGGCAAGGGCGCCGGGATGATCCACCCCGACGTGGGCCCGCCCCACGCGACGATGCTCGTCTTCCTGTTCACCGACGCCGTGCTCGACGCCGGCGAGGCGAGCGAGGCCCTGGCGGCCTCGTGCGACGTGACGTTCAACGCGTGCAGCGTCGACGGGGACACCAGCACCAACGACACGGTGCTCCTCTTGTCCTCCGGCGCGTCCCAGCGCCGCGCCTCGCGCGACGAGCTCTCGGCGGGCCTCACCGAGGTCTGCGGCGAGCTCGCGCGCTCGATGGTGGCCGACGGCGAGGGCAGCACGCACGTCGCCGAGATCCGCGTCCGCGGGCTCGCGACGCGCGACGGCGCGCGCGCCGTCGCGCGCACGGTGGCCACGTCGATGCTCGTGAAGACAGCGCTGTTCGGCAAGGACGCGAACTGGGGGCGGCTGCTCGCCGCCGCGGGCCGCGCCGGCGTCCCGTTCGACCCGCGCGAGACCCAGATCCTCGTCGGCGGGATCCCGATCGTGCGGAACGGCGCGCCGGTCGGGGCGGAAGCCGAGCTCAAGGCCAACGAGGTGCTCGCGCGCGACACCTACGTCATCGAGCTCGTGCTCGGCAGCGGCCCCGGCGACTTCGCGTACCTCACGAGCGATCTCGGACACGGCTACGTCGACGTGAACGCGGGGTACCGCTCCTGA
- a CDS encoding DUF2169 family type VI secretion system accessory protein, producing the protein MSALPPDAVASLPGAEAAAVSWRTQGQRYITIIVKASFAFTPGAAMWRTEPQEILRAEVHHGKNPARSVRFTGDLAPYLGRADVLFTGDAHAPDGAHVESLPVRLAVFGASGCALDKRLLVRDKKPFQRMPLVYEKAARGANGLENPFGIDASDGEARVLDPQDPARPAGLGPIARAWPVRKRLLGKTRRETLEGPNAEIPAGFDWSYFQAAPPDQRIDYLRGDEWIVLENLHPAARRLEMRLPRARGMARIHGLGAPPAAGGDVIELNADTLRIDGAEQRCTVVWRQIVPVHDDALAAVRIAAGVAVDGEELAWPDLRPGRASGAASAAPGALPIGPQGTVHIEDTPGAPGPARLRDGDPGRTIHLSDDEVEIIDLIQRPSPLQTVALTDEQGEAAVRAAALPFAAAPGSARQSRPEPARPLIDAVASATLTDEHGETVMRAPALPFTAAPGLARQSRPEPARPLIDAVASATLALSSEEEVRVGERPAIPFFFDPRSAPRLDLRLRAPIVGAPWSGALASPAPGPSMGLATLALEDAPPPSAEVLPPPVEVLPPPVEVLPPPVASSSYAAPASGVLVREPERPAASRFFHVLRREDESPSGPLPPLGDGEEVSLERCAIITAELAEKPVPRADVLKAHGLSEARWAEAERRWRDSMTEEARSRERALRDRFDAAYVGAWEAVCGPLHAADYARLIVATERSGGAAALGERAIRRTVWVRIKRLWARRLAEDPRLRARVEAEIARLREAPRQRAQGGALTAHAV; encoded by the coding sequence GTGAGCGCGCTGCCCCCCGACGCCGTGGCGTCGCTCCCGGGCGCGGAGGCCGCCGCCGTCTCGTGGCGCACGCAGGGCCAGCGCTACATCACGATCATCGTCAAGGCGAGCTTCGCGTTCACGCCCGGCGCGGCCATGTGGCGGACGGAGCCGCAGGAGATCCTCCGCGCCGAGGTGCATCACGGCAAGAACCCCGCGCGGAGCGTGCGGTTCACCGGCGATCTCGCGCCCTACCTCGGCCGCGCGGACGTGCTCTTCACGGGCGACGCGCACGCCCCTGACGGGGCGCATGTCGAGTCCTTGCCGGTGCGGCTCGCGGTCTTCGGCGCGAGCGGCTGCGCGCTCGACAAACGCCTCCTCGTCCGCGACAAGAAGCCGTTCCAGCGGATGCCCCTCGTGTACGAGAAGGCAGCGCGCGGCGCGAACGGGTTGGAGAACCCCTTCGGCATCGACGCGAGCGACGGCGAGGCCCGCGTCCTCGACCCGCAGGACCCCGCGCGGCCCGCGGGGCTCGGCCCGATCGCGCGCGCCTGGCCCGTGCGAAAGCGGCTGCTCGGCAAGACCCGGCGCGAGACGCTCGAGGGTCCGAACGCGGAGATCCCCGCTGGCTTCGACTGGTCGTACTTCCAGGCGGCGCCCCCGGACCAGCGGATCGACTATCTGCGCGGCGACGAGTGGATCGTGCTCGAGAATTTGCACCCGGCCGCTCGCCGGCTGGAGATGCGCCTGCCCCGGGCGCGCGGCATGGCGCGGATCCACGGGCTCGGCGCGCCTCCTGCGGCAGGGGGCGACGTCATCGAGCTCAACGCGGACACGCTCCGGATCGACGGCGCCGAGCAGCGCTGCACGGTCGTGTGGCGTCAGATCGTCCCTGTCCACGACGACGCCCTCGCGGCCGTGCGGATCGCCGCCGGCGTCGCGGTCGACGGCGAGGAGCTCGCGTGGCCCGACCTGCGCCCCGGGCGGGCCTCGGGCGCCGCGAGCGCGGCTCCGGGGGCGCTCCCGATCGGCCCGCAAGGGACCGTGCACATCGAGGACACGCCCGGCGCGCCTGGCCCGGCGCGCCTTCGGGACGGGGATCCGGGGCGCACCATCCACCTCTCGGACGACGAGGTCGAGATCATCGACCTGATCCAGCGCCCGTCGCCGCTGCAGACGGTCGCGCTCACCGACGAACAGGGCGAGGCGGCGGTGCGCGCGGCGGCGCTTCCGTTCGCGGCCGCGCCGGGATCGGCGAGGCAGAGCCGGCCCGAGCCGGCGCGACCGCTGATCGATGCCGTCGCGAGCGCGACGCTCACCGACGAGCACGGCGAAACGGTGATGCGCGCGCCGGCGCTGCCGTTTACGGCCGCGCCGGGATTGGCGAGGCAGAGCCGGCCCGAGCCGGCGCGACCGCTGATCGATGCCGTCGCGAGCGCGACGCTCGCCCTGTCGAGCGAGGAGGAGGTGCGCGTTGGCGAGCGGCCCGCGATCCCGTTCTTCTTCGACCCGAGGTCGGCGCCGCGCCTCGATCTCAGGCTCAGGGCGCCGATCGTCGGCGCGCCATGGTCTGGCGCGCTCGCTTCACCCGCGCCCGGCCCGTCCATGGGGCTCGCGACCCTCGCGCTGGAGGATGCTCCGCCGCCGTCCGCCGAGGTGTTGCCGCCGCCCGTCGAGGTGTTGCCGCCGCCCGTCGAGGTGTTGCCGCCGCCCGTCGCGTCTTCGTCCTACGCCGCCCCCGCTTCGGGCGTCCTCGTGCGCGAGCCCGAGCGACCCGCCGCGTCCCGCTTCTTTCACGTCCTCCGGCGCGAGGACGAATCGCCCTCCGGGCCGCTCCCGCCGCTCGGAGACGGCGAAGAGGTGAGCCTCGAGCGGTGCGCGATCATCACGGCGGAGCTCGCCGAGAAGCCGGTCCCCCGCGCCGACGTGCTCAAGGCGCACGGCCTCTCGGAGGCGCGCTGGGCGGAGGCCGAGCGGCGGTGGCGGGACTCGATGACGGAAGAGGCCAGGAGCCGTGAGCGGGCGCTCCGCGACAGGTTCGACGCGGCCTATGTCGGCGCGTGGGAAGCCGTCTGTGGCCCGCTGCATGCGGCCGATTATGCCCGGCTGATCGTCGCGACCGAGCGCAGCGGCGGCGCGGCGGCGCTCGGCGAGCGCGCGATCCGACGCACCGTGTGGGTGCGCATCAAGCGGCTCTGGGCCAGGCGCCTCGCCGAAGATCCGCGGCTCAGAGCCCGCGTCGAGGCCGAGATCGCGAGGCTGCGCGAGGCGCCGCGCCAGCGCGCGCAGGGCGGCGCTCTCACGGCGCACGCCGTCTGA
- a CDS encoding dipeptide epimerase, producing the protein MTTPTLIRRVSVEALDIPLHEPFGIAGGAQERAANLLVTVELADGTLGFGEAAPLPAFNGETQDGSRAAALSLREAVVGSDARAWRAVARALHTAAGGGAGAARCAIETAILDALTKRAGMPLWAFFGGSGTALTTDITITTGSPERAEEAARRASGMGFRTLKVKVGGRLAASDPARIEAIRAAAPGASLILDGNGGLTAGEALALVAHARRLGADVALLEQPVPRDDWDGMKEVTRRAGVDVAADESAASAEDVLRVAAERAATVVNIKLMKGGIAEALDIAAVARAAGLGLMIGGMVESVLAMTASACLAAGLGGFSFVDLDTPMFLAENPFDGGFVQRGPALSLEGIRAGHGVTPERRDPGAG; encoded by the coding sequence TTGACGACCCCCACCCTGATCCGGCGCGTCTCGGTCGAGGCGCTCGACATCCCGCTGCACGAGCCGTTCGGCATCGCGGGCGGCGCGCAGGAGCGCGCGGCGAACCTCCTCGTCACCGTGGAGCTCGCCGACGGGACGCTCGGCTTCGGCGAGGCGGCGCCGCTGCCCGCCTTCAACGGCGAGACGCAGGACGGGTCGCGCGCCGCCGCCCTCTCCCTGCGCGAGGCCGTGGTGGGCTCGGACGCGCGCGCGTGGCGCGCCGTCGCGCGCGCGCTCCACACGGCGGCCGGGGGCGGCGCGGGCGCGGCGCGCTGCGCGATCGAGACCGCGATCCTCGACGCGCTGACGAAGCGCGCCGGCATGCCGCTCTGGGCCTTCTTCGGCGGCTCCGGGACGGCGCTCACGACCGACATCACCATCACCACCGGCTCGCCGGAGCGCGCGGAGGAGGCCGCGCGGCGCGCCTCGGGCATGGGCTTCCGCACGCTCAAGGTGAAGGTCGGCGGCCGCCTCGCCGCGTCGGACCCGGCGCGCATCGAGGCGATCCGCGCGGCCGCGCCCGGGGCGTCGCTGATCCTCGACGGCAACGGCGGGCTCACGGCGGGCGAGGCGCTCGCGCTCGTCGCGCACGCGCGCCGGCTCGGCGCGGACGTCGCGTTGCTGGAGCAGCCGGTGCCTCGGGACGACTGGGACGGCATGAAGGAGGTCACGCGGCGCGCCGGCGTCGACGTGGCCGCCGACGAGAGCGCCGCCTCCGCGGAGGACGTCCTCCGCGTCGCGGCCGAGCGCGCGGCGACCGTGGTCAACATCAAGCTGATGAAGGGCGGCATCGCCGAGGCGCTCGACATCGCGGCGGTCGCCCGCGCCGCGGGGCTCGGGCTCATGATCGGCGGGATGGTCGAGTCGGTGCTCGCGATGACGGCGTCGGCGTGCCTCGCCGCCGGCCTCGGCGGGTTCTCGTTCGTCGATCTCGACACGCCCATGTTCCTCGCCGAGAACCCGTTCGACGGCGGCTTCGTCCAGCGAGGCCCGGCGCTCTCCCTCGAGGGGATCCGCGCCGGCCACGGCGTCACCCCGGAGCGCCGCGATCCAGGGGCGGGCTAG